TGGTTTATACAACAGCACCATCATCAGTTGTGACCTGGGTGATAATGTAGTGATCGATAGTGTTCACTATTTATCCCACTACATTATCGGCAATGAAGTGGTTATTACCAATGTGCATGAAATGGGCACCACCAACTATGCAAAATTTGGTAATGGTATTTTAAAACAGGGCGAAGAAGAACGTATCCGCATCTGGATGGAAGTGTGTAATGAAAACGCAGGCAGAAAAATTATTCCGTTCAATGGAATGCTACCCGGCGATGCATGGTTATGGAGCCGCAACAGAGACAATCAACAACTGCAACAAAAGCTGAAAGAATTTACTGAACTGAAGTTTGATAAGCTTCGTGGTTATTATGGCAAAGTTGGCGATCGTACCGTTATTAAAAGCTGTTCGATTATTAAAGATGTATGGATCGGCAGTGATGCTTATCTCAAAGGAGCAAACAAATTAAAAAATCTCACCATCAACTCATCACTGGAAGCCAGCTCACAGGTTGGTGAAGGTTGCGAACTGGTGAACGGTATTATGAGTGAAGGTTGTAAAGCTTTCTATGGTGTAAAGGCAGTGCGTTTTTACATGGCATCACATTCACAATTGAAATATGGCGCAAGGCTTATCAACTCTTACCTTGGCAACAATGCCACTATCTCCTGTTGTGAAGTTTTGAACTCACTCATTTTTCCTGCACATGAACAACATCATAACAATTCCTTCTTATGTGCTGCAACAGTGATGGGACAAAGCAATATTGCAGCCGGTGCAACATTAGGAAGTAATCACAACAGCCGTAGTGCGGATGGTGAATTGATCGCCGGTCGTGGTTTTTGGCCGGGCCTATGTGTGAGCATTAAACACAATACAAGATTTGCTTCTTATACTTTGCTGGCAAAAGGTGATTACCCTGCTGAATTGGATATCCCTCTGCCTTTTTCATTGGTGAGTACAGATACCGCACGTGATCAGTTAGTTGTTATGCCCGGCTATTGGTTCATGTATAATATGTATGCACTTGCACGCAACGCATGGAAATACATTGACCGTGATCATCGCATTGACAAAACACAATACCTCGAGTATGATTTCCTTGCACCTGACAGCATCAATGAAGTGATTGACGCTTTGCAGTTATTGGAAAAATTTACCGGCAAAGCATTGCTGAAACAAAGCAAAGACAAAAAACTTACAGACACAGACTACATTAAGGCCGGTAAAAAAGCTTTGCTTAATAATGAAATTCCTGATGATTTAGAAATAACGGCAGATGGTTTTGAAAACAGTAAACGAAAAGTGTTGTTGCTGAAAGTGAAAAAAAGTTATATCCTGTTTAAAGAACTTGTTGATTATTATGCGGCAGAACAAGTATTGCAGTTTATTGCAGCAAATAAATTAAAATCAACTGACGATCTTTTTACAAAGCTTCCTAAAAAACAAAAAAGAGCTACATGGGTTAATGTTGGTGGTCAACTGATCCCTGCTGCAGAGTTGGAGAAATTAAAGCAACGCATCAGCACCGGTAAAATTAAAAACTGGGATGCAGTTCATGATTTTTATAAAACACAGGCCGAACAATACCCGCAACAAAAATTAACACATGCCCTTTCTGCTTTTTATGAAGTCACAGGTTTGTCGAAACTGGATAAGGGCAATTTAAAAGACCTCCTGCAAAATTATCTCTACACAAAAACATGGATGGTAGATGGTATTGCATCATCAAGAGCAAAGGATTATACCAATCCATTCCGTAAGATGGTTTATGAAACAGAAGCAGAGATGGAGGCTGTAACGGGAAAGCTGAAAGAGAATTCATTCATCCTTCAACAGCAGGTAGAATTAGAAACAACCAAAGCAACCGTGCAGAAAGTAATCAAACAATTTAAACTCTGATCATACCATTTGACCGATGAACCGCCTCGTTGATGAATACATCGAAAGTCTGCCTGATGAAAAAAGGGGAATTGCTGAACATCTCCGTGAGATGATCTTATCCCTCATTCCGCATGTGCAGGAAAAACTAAGTTTTAAAATTCCTTTTTATCACTATCATGGTATGTTCTGTTATATCAATGAAGTGAAAGATGGAATTGATCTGGGCTTATGTCGTGGTAAAGATCTGGTTGATGTATTACCACAACTGGAACAAGGCAACCGTGTAATGGTGGCATCGGTTATCATACGCACGAAAAAAGAAATTCAAACAAAAAATATACAGGATGTATTGCTTACTGCTGCTAACTGGCAGGAAGAAGCAAAGCGTTTGAAGATATCAATGATCAATACAAAGAAAAAAGCCGCTTCAAAAAAGAAGCGGCTTTAGTATGATCACTGTTGCAAATTAATCGCCCCAGATATTATCTTTTCCGTCGATCCATTTTTTCACCAGGTCGGTGGTAACAGATTTCGGACGTTCTAACGGGAAGCCCAATGCTCTGTCCCAGATAAGACTTGCCATTACACCCAATGCACGGCTTACGGCAAACAACACGGTGTAAAATTCATATTCCACCATACCGTAATGCACCAGTAATGCACCGCTATGCGCATCAACATTCGGCCATGGGTTTTTTACTTTACCTAGTGATTGCAAAATTGGCGGCACAACTTCATAAATATTCCAAACAGTATTTACCAATTTATCATCAGGCATATACTTTTTGCCAAATTCCATTTGCGCCGTAAAGCGAGGGTCAGTTTTACGCAATACAGCATGGCCATAACCCGGAACAACTTTACCCGAGCTTAATGTTTGCGCAACATATTCAGCGATCTGTTCTTTGCTGGGTTCATCAGTACCCAATGCTTCCTGCATTTCAAAGATCCACTTGATCACTTCCTGGTTAGCCAAACCATGTAAAGGTCCAGCCAAACCATTCATACCTGCTGCATAACTCAAATAAGGATCACTCAATGCAGACCCAACGAGGTGCGTCGTGTGTGCAGATACGTTACCACCTTCATGATCGGCATGAATGGTCATGTACAAACGCATCAACTCCATAAAACCTTTGTCTTCGTAACCAAGCATGTGTGCAAGGTTACCTGACCAATCGAGCAAACCATTCGGGTGAATATGTTCGCTATTTTTATATTTACGGCGATAGATATAAGCTGCAATACGTGGCAAGCGTGCAATGAGCGTCATCGCATCATCAAATACCGGTTCCCAGTAATCTTTTTTATTAATGCCTTCACCATATTGTTTTGCGAAAATACTTTCCGTTTGCAAAGCCATTACACCCACCACAAACATTGTCATGGGGTGCGTATGAAGGGGCAATGCATCAATAGCATCAAACACGTGATTGGGCACGTGGCTTCTGCGCATCCAGTTATCAGTAACTGAGTTGGCCATTTCAGCATCAGGAAAATCTCCGGTGAGCATCAGGTAAAACAAACCTTCAGGCAAAGGTTGCTCGCCACCATTCGGAAACCTTGGTAATTTTTGTTGCAATTCAGGAATTGTAAAACCACGAAAACGAATACCTTCCTGCGAATCGAGCAAAGAAGTTTCGGTTACTAAACCTGTAATACCACGCATACCCTGGTATATCTGTGCAAGAGTAACTTCGCCCGCCACTTTATTACCATGTTCCTTCAGCAAATCTTTGATTTCAGCACTGGCCGCATCAGCCTTCGACTTAAACCGTTCTTTCATGATGCCTGTTTTGTTTGTTTATTTTGAAATGAATCGTTGTAACCGTGATTTTTTTCGAATCTGCCAAAGTTAACCAATCCGAGGTTTCACAACAATTTACTTGAACGAAAAGTTCGTAAAACGAACGCTATTTAGGTGCACGCTTATACAGACGGTAAGCAACAATAGCAAAAAGAACGTTCGGTATCCATGCCGCAATAATTGGAGGAAGGTTACCCTTAGTGGAGAATACCATCGAGAATTTATCGATCACAATAAAGAAAACGCCAATGATAAATGCCAATGCAAGGTGAAACCCGCTACCACCCCTTATCTTTCTGCAGGCAAGAATTGCTGCGATCATCGTCATAATGATTACAGAAATAGCATATGCATCACGACGGTAACGTTCAAATTCAATTGCATTCACGCCTTCTGAACCACGAATTTTTTCCTGTTTGATAAAGCGGTCCAATGCAGGTGTTTTCAACTTGTCTTTCTTAAAATCATCCTCCGAAATATCGGTGGGCAGATAGCCAATCTTTAAATAGTAATTCGTAAGTATTTTCACTTCTTCATGCAGTCCATCGATCTTGCGCTCAACAGCACTTTCTAATTTCCAATGTTTTTTTGCTGTATCCCAGATAATCGTTTCTGAGCGAAGATTATAATACACCTGATTATTTTTTACTTTCTCCAGGAAAAATCCATTTCCGATCTTGGCTGTGGTATCATAGTTGCGCATGCCTGCATATGTGTATGTATCAACACGGAAATGAATGTTATTGAGATACTGCCGCTGCTGTTTGGCAATATTACCCATATCCACATACTTATTCTCGAAGTTGGTACGGATAACATTGGCAACAGGAATTAAAAAGTGATTAGATAAACCGAGCAACAATGCCAGAAAAATACCGCCTACCCAATACGGACGAAGAATCCTGTTTAAACTCATACCCACACTCAGCATGGCCACAATTTCACTACGCAATGCCAGTTTTGAAGTAAAGAATACCACGGCAATTAATACAAATACCGGGAACAGCAAGCCGATGATATGTGGAAGGAAACCATAGTAATACTTGGTAACAATGTCACTAAATCCCAATCCGCTGCGTACAAAGTCTTCGCTCTTTTCACTGGCATCAATAGCTAACGTGATCATCGAAAAGATAACCAGCAGAAAAAAGAAGGTTTTCAGGAACGATTTTAATATGTACCAATCGAGGGTTTTCATCAATGGCTGCAAAGTAAGGACAGAAATTGGAAAAGAAACTGTTAGAATTGCAAACAGGCAGTTTTAAAACCAGTTTGAAAGCGTAAACTGCAAATGAAAACGGCAGCATTGGCGAATTTTACAAATTGATGCTCCCCTTCTTTTGTTATTTTTATCTCTGACAATCTGCCGCAAAACCCAAAGTTATCTACCATGATCTCTACTGCTGATATTGAAAAAGTTGAGCGCCTGATACATCTCAGTGAAACTAACCCGGTTTTGCCCGATGAATTTATTCCCTGGCATATGCAGGAAAAAGATGAGCTACTGCTTCCAAAGGAACTTGTGTCGTTAGAAGGGCATCCTCTATACGATACATTAACTGAAACACAGAAACGGGAACTTGGCAGGCATGAAGTAGTACAGGTCATGTACTCTTACGCATGGGCCGAAGGGTTAGCCTGTTTTATTTTCAATAAGCGGTTATTAAAGATTCCACCTGATTCTGTAGAGTATCGATATCTCGTAAAAGAGTTGATTGAAGAATTCCGTCACCAGGATATGTTTGCAAGAGCCATTCGTTTACTCAACGGCAGAAAAATAAAGTTGTCGAAGTTTCACCAATTTGTTGGTCGGTTTCACAGTCGCTATATGCCGGCCTCTTATCAGTTTATTTCGGTGCTGGCTGTTGAACTGGTGACCGATATTTATGGAAAGATGATTCGCAAATCGCCGGCAGTTTTTGAACCAATCAGAAAAGTATCAGAACTACATCATATAGAAGAAGGCCGTCATATCCACTATACAAAAATGTGGATGAAACACTATACAGACAAAGCTGGATTTTTCAAACGCAGTGCTTTCAGTATTGTGGTGTTGTTGAATATCTGGTACATGCGTTCCTTGTATGTAACAAAAGAAAACTTTGAAGCAATTGGGATTGATGACCCTGCTGCATATGCAAAAGTTGCACGCAAACATCTCAAACAAAAATTCGGAACATTTTATCTTGATGAGATCATTGAGTTTGTAAATGAATTTAATGGCTTCAACTTTATTACCAAACCATTGTGGAGAAGCATTCTTGCTGCCAAAATATGAAGCGTGTTTTCATTGAACATATTGAATCGTACTTACCCTATGAACGTATTTGTAACGATCAGGTAGAGCAACGCATACGTATCGGTGGTTTTGATATACAGGCCGGGCTGTTAGAAAAAATGATCGGTAGTGAGATCCGTTATTATGCAAAAGACGACGAGCAGGTGTCGGACCTGGCAGTTGCTGCTGCAAAAAAGATCATAGAGAAATTTCCAGACCGACCTATTGACCTGTTGATCTTTGCTGCAGCATCAGGCGATTTAATTGAACCTGCTACTGTAAATATTGTGCAGCAGAAATTAGGATTAACCTGTCCGGGCTTTGATTTAAAAAACGCCTGCAACAGTGTTACCAATGCCATTGAAATTGCAAGCGCCTTGTTACTAAACGGCAGTTATAAAAATATTCTTATTGTAAGCGGTGAAAAAACCAGCGACAGTATCAAGTACACCAAAATAGAAAAAGAAACCATCAAAGATCATTTTGCAGCTTATTCATTTGGAGATGCAGGTGTTGCCTTGTTATTAACCACCACAACAGAAGATAAGGGTCTCTTTTTTCAGCGCCACAAAACATTTGGAGAGCATTGGAATCTTTGCCGTATTGAAGGCGGTGGGTCTATGCATCCGCATGATGCCAGCAAACTCGTTTTCAGTGGCGATACATTTGGCTTAAAAAATGTGATCTATGAAATTGCTCCACCATTTGTGAAAGATTGTATTCAAGAAGCCGGGCTGTCAGTAAATGATATTGATCTCATCTGTACACACCAGGTATCAAAAGATACTTACCGCATGGTTGCAGAAACACTTTCGTACGATGTAAACAAGATCATGCAAACATTTCATCTTTATGGAAACACTGCAGCCACGTCTGTTCCTATTGCTTACCAACAGGCATTGCTCGATGGAAGATTACAAAAAGGAAATATTGTGATGCTGTTGGGTATGGCGGCGGGTATTAATATTTCTGTACAGTTAATGAAAGTGTAGCATGTTGTATCAATCACCTTTTTTACAACTGCTGCAACAATTGCCACCAGATTATGCGGTGTGTATTTACGACAATAAAACACTAACCGTAGCAGCATTAATTGAGCAAAGTAAAAACCTTGCAGCTAATCTCTCAGCAAAAGGAATAAAGAAAGGTGATCATGTGTTGCTTGCCTGCGATGTAGGTATTGAGTTCCTTATTTTATTTATGGCGCTTATTCACCTGCGAACAAAAACTGCATTGGTCGATCCGCATATGGGCAACCAGCGGTATGCATCAAAACTTCAACAGTTTCAACCCAAATGGGCTTTTATCGACAGCAGGTTATTGTTGTTGCAGGAGCATCCTCTGATCAGGTTTATCTATCGAAGAAAAAAACCTGCTGCGTTTTATATTCCTTACTCAAACAAGTACACTGTATTTGCAACAGGCATGTGGTTGCCCATAATACAAAAGCATCATCGTTTAAAATTCACAGCAAATACAACAACAGATTTTATGCCATCGCAGGAAGATGATGAACTACTTGTTGTTTATACATCCGGCACATTAGCCGAACCCAAAGCTGTTGTGCATACCATGAACAGTTTGTATGAAAGTCTGAAAGCTGTTGCTTCTTTGTTTGAACAAAACAAACATGCTTCAATGGTTACTCATTTACCACAGTTTGCATTGATTGGCATGATGACTGGTTACAAAACTTTCTTCTGGAAAGAAACTACTCCACCCGATCAACGTATTACATTCATCAAACAACATCATATCACGACCTTGTTTGGACCACCTGCTGAATATAGAGATTTGATGAATTATTGCAAACAAACCAATCAGGCCTTTCCCGAAAGTTTGAAAAATCTTATTCTTGGTTCTGCACCGGTGTTGAAATCATTACTGGTTGAGTTGAGGCAATTCAGCAAAGGAAAAATTACCTGCTTGTATGGAATGACCGAGCACCTGGTTGTTGCAAGCATAGATGGGGATGAAAAAATAAATTATGATGGAAGAGGTGATGTGCTTGGAAAGCCATTGGACACGATGCAATATAAATTTGCTGATGATGGTGAATTACTCATTCATTCACCTCTTTTATTTAAACGCTATTTTCATTTACAGGAAGCAGATGAATTTCATGCAACTGGCGATTTAGTTGAAACAGATGCTAAAGGAAGATTGATCATGAAAGGAAGAAAAAAGAATATGATCATCAGGGCAAATAAAAATATTTACCCCGGTTTGTATGAAACAACCATTGCGCAGATCAAAGGCGTAAAGGATGTTTGTATGATCGGATTTTATGATGAAGCTATTCATGACGAGCGGGTGATCCTTGTTGTTGATACTGACGGTTCTTTAACAGAAAAAGAGTTGATAAAAGAATTAAGAACTGGCAAACATGCAATTGATTCCGATGCATTGCCCGATCATATTATTTTCCAGTCAATACCAAAATCAGGTCGCCAACAGAAAACAGATCAGCAAACATTACTTGAACAAATAAAACAACAACTGCCATTACTTACGACATCATCATAACCGGAGCAACCGGCTTTATTGGCGCAGCCTATACCCGTTACTTCTCAGCATTGGGTTATAAAGTGTTGGCATTGGCAAGAAGTAAAGAACCTCCTGTAAACTTGCTTCAATACGCCGGCTATCAATCGGTGGATATTGCCGAAGCTGTTCCAAAATTAGAAGCGGCTGTTTGCATTCACTGTGCAGGGTTGGCATCCGATAAAGAATCACATAATAATTTG
The DNA window shown above is from Lacibacter sp. H375 and carries:
- a CDS encoding DUF4954 family protein, which codes for MNQITKQPISDIGYNFIPAAYLPKGKDEYYLRNKQNRSGINYRKLTALEIEVLVRNRNASDNWNNILVSDAFNPELVKNCKFFGLVRIGKLEPYYLEFHSIKLQVGLYNSTIISCDLGDNVVIDSVHYLSHYIIGNEVVITNVHEMGTTNYAKFGNGILKQGEEERIRIWMEVCNENAGRKIIPFNGMLPGDAWLWSRNRDNQQLQQKLKEFTELKFDKLRGYYGKVGDRTVIKSCSIIKDVWIGSDAYLKGANKLKNLTINSSLEASSQVGEGCELVNGIMSEGCKAFYGVKAVRFYMASHSQLKYGARLINSYLGNNATISCCEVLNSLIFPAHEQHHNNSFLCAATVMGQSNIAAGATLGSNHNSRSADGELIAGRGFWPGLCVSIKHNTRFASYTLLAKGDYPAELDIPLPFSLVSTDTARDQLVVMPGYWFMYNMYALARNAWKYIDRDHRIDKTQYLEYDFLAPDSINEVIDALQLLEKFTGKALLKQSKDKKLTDTDYIKAGKKALLNNEIPDDLEITADGFENSKRKVLLLKVKKSYILFKELVDYYAAEQVLQFIAANKLKSTDDLFTKLPKKQKRATWVNVGGQLIPAAELEKLKQRISTGKIKNWDAVHDFYKTQAEQYPQQKLTHALSAFYEVTGLSKLDKGNLKDLLQNYLYTKTWMVDGIASSRAKDYTNPFRKMVYETEAEMEAVTGKLKENSFILQQQVELETTKATVQKVIKQFKL
- a CDS encoding DUF1801 domain-containing protein, producing MNRLVDEYIESLPDEKRGIAEHLREMILSLIPHVQEKLSFKIPFYHYHGMFCYINEVKDGIDLGLCRGKDLVDVLPQLEQGNRVMVASVIIRTKKEIQTKNIQDVLLTAANWQEEAKRLKISMINTKKKAASKKKRL
- a CDS encoding citrate (Si)-synthase, eukaryotic, which encodes MKERFKSKADAASAEIKDLLKEHGNKVAGEVTLAQIYQGMRGITGLVTETSLLDSQEGIRFRGFTIPELQQKLPRFPNGGEQPLPEGLFYLMLTGDFPDAEMANSVTDNWMRRSHVPNHVFDAIDALPLHTHPMTMFVVGVMALQTESIFAKQYGEGINKKDYWEPVFDDAMTLIARLPRIAAYIYRRKYKNSEHIHPNGLLDWSGNLAHMLGYEDKGFMELMRLYMTIHADHEGGNVSAHTTHLVGSALSDPYLSYAAGMNGLAGPLHGLANQEVIKWIFEMQEALGTDEPSKEQIAEYVAQTLSSGKVVPGYGHAVLRKTDPRFTAQMEFGKKYMPDDKLVNTVWNIYEVVPPILQSLGKVKNPWPNVDAHSGALLVHYGMVEYEFYTVLFAVSRALGVMASLIWDRALGFPLERPKSVTTDLVKKWIDGKDNIWGD
- a CDS encoding LptF/LptG family permease, with translation MKTLDWYILKSFLKTFFFLLVIFSMITLAIDASEKSEDFVRSGLGFSDIVTKYYYGFLPHIIGLLFPVFVLIAVVFFTSKLALRSEIVAMLSVGMSLNRILRPYWVGGIFLALLLGLSNHFLIPVANVIRTNFENKYVDMGNIAKQQRQYLNNIHFRVDTYTYAGMRNYDTTAKIGNGFFLEKVKNNQVYYNLRSETIIWDTAKKHWKLESAVERKIDGLHEEVKILTNYYLKIGYLPTDISEDDFKKDKLKTPALDRFIKQEKIRGSEGVNAIEFERYRRDAYAISVIIMTMIAAILACRKIRGGSGFHLALAFIIGVFFIVIDKFSMVFSTKGNLPPIIAAWIPNVLFAIVAYRLYKRAPK
- a CDS encoding diiron oxygenase, with the protein product MISTADIEKVERLIHLSETNPVLPDEFIPWHMQEKDELLLPKELVSLEGHPLYDTLTETQKRELGRHEVVQVMYSYAWAEGLACFIFNKRLLKIPPDSVEYRYLVKELIEEFRHQDMFARAIRLLNGRKIKLSKFHQFVGRFHSRYMPASYQFISVLAVELVTDIYGKMIRKSPAVFEPIRKVSELHHIEEGRHIHYTKMWMKHYTDKAGFFKRSAFSIVVLLNIWYMRSLYVTKENFEAIGIDDPAAYAKVARKHLKQKFGTFYLDEIIEFVNEFNGFNFITKPLWRSILAAKI
- a CDS encoding 3-oxoacyl-ACP synthase III family protein, which codes for MKRVFIEHIESYLPYERICNDQVEQRIRIGGFDIQAGLLEKMIGSEIRYYAKDDEQVSDLAVAAAKKIIEKFPDRPIDLLIFAAASGDLIEPATVNIVQQKLGLTCPGFDLKNACNSVTNAIEIASALLLNGSYKNILIVSGEKTSDSIKYTKIEKETIKDHFAAYSFGDAGVALLLTTTTEDKGLFFQRHKTFGEHWNLCRIEGGGSMHPHDASKLVFSGDTFGLKNVIYEIAPPFVKDCIQEAGLSVNDIDLICTHQVSKDTYRMVAETLSYDVNKIMQTFHLYGNTAATSVPIAYQQALLDGRLQKGNIVMLLGMAAGINISVQLMKV
- a CDS encoding class I adenylate-forming enzyme family protein, with the translated sequence MLYQSPFLQLLQQLPPDYAVCIYDNKTLTVAALIEQSKNLAANLSAKGIKKGDHVLLACDVGIEFLILFMALIHLRTKTALVDPHMGNQRYASKLQQFQPKWAFIDSRLLLLQEHPLIRFIYRRKKPAAFYIPYSNKYTVFATGMWLPIIQKHHRLKFTANTTTDFMPSQEDDELLVVYTSGTLAEPKAVVHTMNSLYESLKAVASLFEQNKHASMVTHLPQFALIGMMTGYKTFFWKETTPPDQRITFIKQHHITTLFGPPAEYRDLMNYCKQTNQAFPESLKNLILGSAPVLKSLLVELRQFSKGKITCLYGMTEHLVVASIDGDEKINYDGRGDVLGKPLDTMQYKFADDGELLIHSPLLFKRYFHLQEADEFHATGDLVETDAKGRLIMKGRKKNMIIRANKNIYPGLYETTIAQIKGVKDVCMIGFYDEAIHDERVILVVDTDGSLTEKELIKELRTGKHAIDSDALPDHIIFQSIPKSGRQQKTDQQTLLEQIKQQLPLLTTSS